The genome window AGTTATTGCTTACACAGGAAGATATTCTAACCGCTTCGGAACGGATAGAGGAAGCACTGGCCGAAACCTTAAAAAAAGTGAAGACTGCATCGGTAAAAGAAGAGCTGGTCGGCGCAATGGAACAAGATATCAGCCGTTTGCGCAATTTAGAGCGGTTCCAGGAAATGTATCGCTATATTGGCTTTTACTACAATGAACCTGCTAGTCTATTAGATTATCTGCCAGAAGATGGGGTTATTATTTTAGATGAAATGAGCAGAATCCAAGAAACCGCTTCGAATTTGGATGCAGAAGAAGCGGAATGGTATAGTAATTTACTTGAATCAGGAAAAATGGTGCAAAATAGTAGATTCTCATTCGACTTTCATACGGTTCAAGAAAAGATGAGACAGCAGCGCCTGTATACGTCTGTTTTTTTACGACATATCCCAAACACACAGCCACAGAATATCATTAATCTATCATCAAGAGCAATGCAAGAATTCCATGGACAAATGCACCTATTTAAGACGGAATTAAAACGCTGGGAAAAAGGAGATTTTTCTGTCGTTATTATGGCACCAGATGAAAAACGTGCAGAGAAAATCCATTCTATTTTGTTGGATTATGAAATTGAAGCTGCAGTTACAGACGATTTAAAACTCCCTGTTGAGGTACCAACGATTACCGTGGGAAATATTACGAATGGTATTGAATTTCCGATGTATAAGCTGGTACTCATTACAGAAAATGAATTATTCAAGAAGAAGACAAAACGAAATCGAAGACAGCAAAAAATATCGAATGCGGAGCGAATTAAGAGCTACCAAGAGTTAAAGGTAGGCGATTATGTCGTTCATGCAAACCATGGTGTTGGGAAGTACCTTGGGATTGAAACGTTGGAAGTTAATAAACTGCATAAGGATTATATGCTAGTTCGTTATTCGGGAGACGATAAGCTTTATGTGCCGATCGATCAAATCGATTTAGTTCAGAAATTCGTTGGTTCGGAAGGAAAAGAACCGAAGCTATATAAACTAGGTGGATCCGATTGGACAAAAGTAAAACGAAAGGTTCAATCGTCTGTTGAGGATATTGCTGATGACCTAATTAAGCTTTATGCAGAGCGTGAAGCAAGAAAAGGATATGCATTCTCAGAGGATACGGAAATGCAACGCGAATTCGAAGCATCCTTCCCATATCAGGAAACGGAAGATCAGCTTCGATGTATTGAAGAAATCAAGCAGGATATGGAAAGAGAACGTCCAATGGATCGCTTATTATGTGGTGATGTTGGCTATGGTAAAACGGAAGTAGCAATACGTGCAGCGTTTAAAGCAATTGCTGATGGAAAACAAGTGGCAATTCTTGTGCCGACAACAATTTTAGCTCAGCAGCACTTTGAAACCGTCCGTGAAAGGTTTCAGGATCATGCGATAAATATCGGACTCTTAAGCAGATTCCGTACTAGAAAAGAGCAAACCGAGACAATTAAAGGTTTAAAAATGGGAACGGTAGATATTGTAATCGGTACACATCGAGTTCTTTCAAAAGATATTGAGTTTCGTGATTTAGGCTTGCTTATTGTTGATGAAGAACAACGCTTTGGTGTGAAGCATAAGGAAAAAATTAAACAAATGAAATCCAATGTAGATGTGCTAACTCTAACTGCTACACCAATTCCGAGAACACTGCACATGTCTATGCTAGGGGTACGGGATCTTTCCGTTATTGAAACACCGCCTGAAAACCGTTTTCCAATTCAGACATATGTGATGGAGTATAATCCAATCCTAGTACGGGAAGCAATTGAGCGGGAAATGGCGAGGGAAGGGCAAGTATTCTTCTTATATAATAGAGTAGAGAATATTGATAAGGTCGCTCGTGATATTGGTATGCTTGTTGATGATGCGAGAATCGCGGTCGCTCATGGTCAAATGAATGAAACCGAACTAGAAAGTATTATTTTTGGCTTTTTAGAAGGTGAATATGATGTGCTAGTTAGTACAACCATCATTGAAACTGGTGTTGATATTCCGAATGTAAACACGTTAATCGTAAGCAATGCGGACAGGATGGGGTTAAGTCAGCTTTATCAGCTGCGTGGTCGAGTTGGTCGTTCAAACCGGGTGGCATATGCTTACTTCACTTATCAGAAAGATAAAGTACTGACAGAAGTGGCCGAGAAACGACTCCAAGCAATTAAGGAATTTACAGAATTGGGTTCTGGATTTAAGATTGCAATGCGCGACTTGTCAATTCGCGGTGCAGGAAACCTATTAGGATCACAGCAACATGGCTTTATTGATTCTGTTGGATTTGATATGTATTCGCAAATGCTATCCGACGCAATTGAAGCACGCAAAATTGGGAAGGAAATTGAGGACATTACACCTTTCGAGCCTGAGCTTGCACTTAGTGTAGATGCATATATTCCAGATGAATATATTAAAGATGAGAAGCAAAAGATTGATATTTATAAGCAATTTAGGGCACTTGATTCAAAAAATGATATTGAAGATTTAAAGGATGAATTGATTGATCGTTTTGGTGATTATCCAGATGAAGTTGGGAACTTATTTATTGTAACGATACTAAAAATGTACGCAAGAAAAGAACGAGTTGAGTCGATTACTGAAAAAGGGAATAAGATCACCTTACTTATGGAGGAAAATCGCAGCCAGCAAATTGATGGCTCCAAATTATTTGAACTCGCAAATAAATTTGGCCGTGGCGTACAATTAGGAACAGAAAATACGAAGTTAAAAGT of Oceanobacillus zhaokaii contains these proteins:
- the mfd gene encoding transcription-repair coupling factor, whose translation is MKGINQFLQSKEDIQSIIHGITNGMKEQLVAGLSGSARSLLVSVINESINKPILLVTHQLVQAQQLYDDLSEFMDEKNVYLYPVNELIASEIAIASPELRSQRIESLMEWSKKQSGILIAPVAALKRILPQPAYWDKYQLLFKVGEDIEIDTYLASLVDMGYERSTMVTTPGEFSKRGGIIDIYPITEEHPIRIELFDEEIDSIRFFDAETQRSLTKKEEVMVGPATELLLTQEDILTASERIEEALAETLKKVKTASVKEELVGAMEQDISRLRNLERFQEMYRYIGFYYNEPASLLDYLPEDGVIILDEMSRIQETASNLDAEEAEWYSNLLESGKMVQNSRFSFDFHTVQEKMRQQRLYTSVFLRHIPNTQPQNIINLSSRAMQEFHGQMHLFKTELKRWEKGDFSVVIMAPDEKRAEKIHSILLDYEIEAAVTDDLKLPVEVPTITVGNITNGIEFPMYKLVLITENELFKKKTKRNRRQQKISNAERIKSYQELKVGDYVVHANHGVGKYLGIETLEVNKLHKDYMLVRYSGDDKLYVPIDQIDLVQKFVGSEGKEPKLYKLGGSDWTKVKRKVQSSVEDIADDLIKLYAEREARKGYAFSEDTEMQREFEASFPYQETEDQLRCIEEIKQDMERERPMDRLLCGDVGYGKTEVAIRAAFKAIADGKQVAILVPTTILAQQHFETVRERFQDHAINIGLLSRFRTRKEQTETIKGLKMGTVDIVIGTHRVLSKDIEFRDLGLLIVDEEQRFGVKHKEKIKQMKSNVDVLTLTATPIPRTLHMSMLGVRDLSVIETPPENRFPIQTYVMEYNPILVREAIEREMAREGQVFFLYNRVENIDKVARDIGMLVDDARIAVAHGQMNETELESIIFGFLEGEYDVLVSTTIIETGVDIPNVNTLIVSNADRMGLSQLYQLRGRVGRSNRVAYAYFTYQKDKVLTEVAEKRLQAIKEFTELGSGFKIAMRDLSIRGAGNLLGSQQHGFIDSVGFDMYSQMLSDAIEARKIGKEIEDITPFEPELALSVDAYIPDEYIKDEKQKIDIYKQFRALDSKNDIEDLKDELIDRFGDYPDEVGNLFIVTILKMYARKERVESITEKGNKITLLMEENRSQQIDGSKLFELANKFGRGVQLGTENTKLKVVFQSSKETEHNRYDEVEAFIKKLNTVNRDDA